The following proteins come from a genomic window of Paenibacillus antri:
- the thiD gene encoding bifunctional hydroxymethylpyrimidine kinase/phosphomethylpyrimidine kinase produces the protein MTDSRGGRAAPPRALTIAGSDSGGGAGIQGDLKTFQELGVHGMSVVTAITAQNSLGVQRIAPVAPELIEAQLDSVLGDIGADAVKTGMLPTPESVAAAAAAVRRYGLERLVVDPVRTAKDGRRLMAGEAFEALAELLLPLAELATPNVPEAAALLGVPERDIRTVDERVDAAKALLSFGSRHVLLKGGHAEGDECLDILVAASDGGRRPALLGGPRLARRHTHGTGCALSSAVCAALAGGAAAEAACREAKAFVAAAIAGSYPTGAGVGSLRHEAWRAGGAFDGRR, from the coding sequence ATGACCGATTCGCGCGGCGGACGCGCCGCCCCGCCGCGGGCGCTGACGATCGCGGGCTCGGATTCGGGCGGCGGCGCAGGCATTCAAGGCGATCTGAAGACGTTCCAAGAGCTGGGGGTGCACGGCATGAGCGTCGTAACGGCGATCACCGCCCAGAACAGCCTCGGCGTCCAACGCATCGCGCCGGTGGCGCCGGAGCTGATCGAAGCGCAGCTCGACAGCGTGCTCGGGGATATCGGCGCGGACGCCGTCAAGACGGGCATGCTGCCGACGCCGGAGTCGGTCGCCGCGGCCGCGGCGGCGGTTCGGCGGTACGGCTTGGAGCGGCTTGTCGTCGATCCGGTACGGACGGCCAAGGACGGTCGCCGTCTCATGGCGGGGGAAGCGTTCGAAGCGCTGGCCGAGCTGCTGCTGCCGCTCGCGGAGCTGGCGACGCCGAACGTTCCCGAGGCGGCGGCGCTGCTGGGGGTGCCCGAACGGGACATCCGCACGGTGGACGAGCGGGTCGACGCGGCGAAGGCGCTGCTGTCGTTCGGCTCCCGCCACGTTCTGCTGAAGGGCGGACACGCCGAGGGCGACGAGTGTCTCGATATTCTCGTCGCAGCAAGCGACGGCGGCCGCCGCCCGGCGCTGCTGGGCGGCCCGCGGCTGGCTCGACGGCACACGCACGGTACCGGCTGCGCGCTGTCGTCCGCCGTCTGCGCGGCGCTGGCCGGGGGAGCGGCGGCGGAAGCGGCGTGCCGCGAGGCGAAGGCGTTCGTCGCGGCCGCGATCGCGGGGAGCTATCCGACCGGCGCGGGCGTCGGCAGTCTGCGGCACGAGGCATGGCGAGCCGGCGGCGCCTTCGACGGCAGAAGGTAA
- a CDS encoding cell wall hydrolase: MNQAAVLTLLALILSNALVVANNEQSTGYENPVQHPVSSVEAIRTESGQEAGALESADNPTTANVAAGPPSVSSEPSDVSSEEVELLARIVSAEAKNEPYKGQVAVAAVVLNRVEEEGFGDSIEEVIYSKGQFQPVSNGTIHKEPVDSAYQAAEEALHGKDPTNGAIYFANMDIADHHPNPKAKKTVKIGDHTFYK, translated from the coding sequence GTGAACCAAGCAGCAGTGTTGACCCTGCTGGCCTTGATCCTTTCCAACGCCCTTGTAGTGGCGAATAATGAACAATCTACAGGGTATGAGAATCCGGTTCAGCATCCAGTCTCGAGTGTTGAAGCGATTCGAACGGAAAGCGGTCAGGAGGCAGGGGCGTTAGAGTCGGCGGATAACCCGACGACGGCGAACGTCGCGGCCGGACCACCGAGCGTGTCGTCCGAACCATCGGACGTGTCGTCCGAAGAGGTCGAATTGCTTGCGCGAATCGTAAGCGCGGAAGCGAAAAACGAGCCGTATAAAGGGCAAGTGGCGGTTGCCGCGGTCGTCTTGAACCGTGTGGAAGAAGAAGGCTTCGGGGATTCGATCGAAGAGGTCATCTATTCCAAGGGGCAGTTCCAGCCGGTCAGCAACGGTACGATTCATAAAGAGCCGGTCGATTCGGCCTATCAGGCGGCCGAAGAAGCGCTGCACGGGAAAGACCCGACGAACGGCGCGATTTACTTCGCGAATATGGATATCGCCGACCATCACCCGAATCCGAAAGCGAAGAAGACGGTGAAAATCGGAGATCATACGTTTTATAAATAA
- a CDS encoding DUF3231 family protein, with product MTQPQPHVKPTNIELSSTEIGGLWSIYMQESMTVCFLTYFIHHLQDGDILPMAQKALHISQQRLDRIRSIFSKENFPIPDGFTDKDVNLSAPPLFHDAFALSFIYMANRMGMINYAFTSSNNVRLDVLDFFNECLHTSTELFGQAVKLQLEKGLYDRPPKMNYPNQVEYVRKTTFLDGIMGDKRPLNAIELSEIFFNIERNYFAVLVMLGFAQVMQDKELQRHILRGKKISEKQVELFNKLLMDEELLGTVTVGMEVTESTTSPFSDKLIMAMINILNAVDIVLISHAMALSMRADLIAHYSKIIGEVMLYAKDTFDIVVDRGWLEQPPLSTDRQQLLR from the coding sequence ATGACGCAGCCGCAGCCGCACGTAAAGCCGACCAACATCGAGTTAAGCAGCACGGAAATCGGCGGACTCTGGAGCATTTACATGCAGGAGAGCATGACCGTTTGTTTCCTTACGTATTTCATACACCATCTGCAGGACGGCGATATCCTGCCTATGGCGCAGAAGGCGCTGCACATTTCGCAACAACGGTTGGATCGGATCCGATCGATATTCTCGAAAGAAAACTTCCCGATCCCCGACGGCTTCACGGACAAGGACGTGAATTTGTCCGCTCCTCCGCTGTTCCATGACGCGTTCGCGCTCAGCTTTATCTACATGGCGAACCGAATGGGAATGATTAATTACGCGTTCACCTCCTCGAATAACGTAAGGTTAGACGTGCTGGACTTCTTTAACGAATGCCTGCATACCTCGACCGAGTTGTTCGGGCAAGCCGTGAAGCTGCAGCTGGAGAAAGGCCTCTACGATCGCCCGCCGAAAATGAATTATCCGAATCAAGTGGAATACGTTCGGAAAACAACATTTCTTGACGGGATTATGGGGGATAAACGTCCCTTAAACGCCATCGAGCTGTCGGAAATCTTCTTCAACATCGAAAGAAATTACTTCGCGGTTCTCGTGATGCTCGGATTCGCGCAGGTCATGCAGGACAAGGAGCTTCAGCGCCATATCCTTCGCGGAAAAAAAATAAGCGAGAAGCAGGTAGAGCTGTTTAACAAATTGTTAATGGACGAGGAATTGCTCGGTACGGTAACCGTAGGCATGGAAGTGACCGAATCGACGACCTCTCCCTTCTCGGATAAACTCATTATGGCGATGATCAATATCCTGAACGCGGTCGATATCGTACTCATCTCGCATGCCATGGCTTTATCCATGAGAGCCGACCTCATCGCGCATTACAGTAAAATCATCGGCGAGGTCATGCTGTACGCGAAAGACACCTTCGATATCGTCGTCGATCGGGGCTGGCTCGAGCAGCCCCCGCTCTCGACGGACCGTCAACAACTGCTGCGCTGA
- the brnQ gene encoding branched-chain amino acid transport system II carrier protein: MNDNIRFKDTVTIGFMLFALFFGAGNLVFPAMLGQQAGDQYGFANLGFLITGVGLPILGTLAFGFSGSKDLLDLTSRVHPWFGIGFTTMLYLTIGPLFAMPRTGSVSYEIGLKPFIGAQHDPLLAAAFTIIFFGVTLLFSLRPAKIIDIVGKGLTPALIILIALLAFAAVAAPLGPPQQPLGDYSAHAFFNGFQEGYLTMDTLAALVFGILVIDAIRAKGAVRRRHTLLVCFQASAISAAILGLIYTALAFIGAGSVSAFGRLGNGGEVLQRTADYYFGTFGGAVLGVIVLLACLTTSIGLATSCSSYFHTLFPKMSYRRICVILTAASALIANAGLEKLISFSVPVLTILYPLAIALILLTFAHDRFQGKRSVYGWCLLLTFIVSLVSGLAGTPLRIEWLHVWFTQSLPLYDIGLGWVLPACAGALLGLLWPKTRPAES; the protein is encoded by the coding sequence ATGAACGACAACATTCGCTTTAAAGACACGGTAACGATCGGTTTCATGCTGTTCGCTTTATTTTTCGGCGCGGGCAATCTCGTCTTTCCGGCGATGTTAGGGCAGCAAGCCGGCGATCAGTACGGCTTCGCCAATCTAGGCTTCTTAATAACGGGGGTCGGACTTCCGATTCTCGGCACCTTGGCGTTCGGCTTCTCCGGCTCCAAGGACTTGCTTGACCTGACGAGCCGCGTCCATCCTTGGTTCGGGATCGGCTTCACAACGATGCTATACCTAACGATCGGGCCTTTGTTCGCCATGCCGAGAACCGGCAGCGTGTCCTATGAAATCGGATTGAAACCTTTTATCGGAGCTCAGCACGACCCGCTGCTTGCGGCGGCGTTTACGATTATATTTTTCGGGGTGACCCTTCTCTTCTCTTTACGCCCGGCGAAAATCATCGATATCGTAGGCAAAGGATTGACGCCTGCGCTCATCATCCTGATCGCCCTGTTGGCGTTCGCCGCCGTCGCCGCTCCCCTCGGACCGCCGCAGCAACCGTTAGGCGATTACAGCGCGCACGCTTTCTTCAACGGCTTTCAAGAGGGATACTTAACGATGGATACGCTCGCGGCCCTCGTCTTCGGCATTCTCGTCATCGACGCGATTCGAGCGAAGGGAGCCGTCCGTCGCCGCCATACGCTGCTCGTCTGCTTCCAGGCTTCGGCGATTTCGGCCGCGATTCTCGGCCTTATCTATACGGCGCTCGCGTTTATCGGCGCAGGCAGCGTCTCCGCTTTCGGTCGCCTGGGCAACGGCGGCGAAGTGCTGCAGCGAACGGCCGACTATTATTTCGGCACGTTCGGCGGCGCGGTGCTCGGCGTTATCGTGCTGCTCGCTTGTCTCACGACGAGCATCGGCCTCGCCACCTCGTGCAGCAGCTACTTTCATACCCTGTTTCCGAAAATGTCTTACCGACGCATCTGCGTGATCCTGACCGCGGCGAGCGCCCTGATCGCGAATGCGGGCTTGGAGAAGTTAATTTCGTTTTCCGTGCCTGTCTTAACGATCCTATACCCGCTGGCCATCGCGCTCATCCTCTTAACGTTCGCGCATGATCGGTTTCAAGGCAAACGAAGCGTATATGGATGGTGTTTGCTGTTGACGTTCATCGTCAGCCTGGTCAGCGGACTAGCCGGCACTCCCCTCCGGATCGAATGGCTTCACGTCTGGTTTACCCAGTCGCTGCCGCTGTATGATATCGGCTTAGGTTGGGTGCTTCCGGCTTGCGCCGGAGCGCTCCTTGGCTTGTTATGGCCCAAGACCCGACCGGCGGAATCGTAA
- a CDS encoding DNA alkylation repair protein produces MNVEEVMQELEALGKERLKKMYLSNGAREPLFGVATGAMKPMAKKIKIDQALAERLYATGNYDAMYFAGVIADPKAMTEADFDRWMDGAYFYMLSDYVVAVTLAEADIAQAVADQWIASGEELRMSAGWSCYCWLLGSRPDREFSESKLAGMLDEVERTIHDAPERAKSAMNNFLYTAALSYLPLHDKAVATAEAVGPVEMKRGKKDVKTLNAAESIRKAVEKGSLGFKRKYVRC; encoded by the coding sequence ATGAATGTAGAAGAGGTCATGCAAGAGCTTGAGGCGCTCGGCAAGGAACGCCTTAAGAAGATGTACTTATCCAACGGCGCGCGCGAGCCGCTCTTCGGCGTGGCCACCGGCGCGATGAAGCCGATGGCGAAAAAAATCAAAATCGATCAAGCGTTGGCGGAGCGGCTTTACGCCACGGGGAATTACGACGCCATGTACTTCGCGGGCGTCATCGCGGACCCGAAAGCGATGACGGAAGCGGATTTCGACCGTTGGATGGACGGAGCATATTTCTACATGCTTTCCGATTACGTCGTCGCGGTCACGTTGGCGGAAGCCGACATTGCGCAGGCCGTAGCCGATCAGTGGATCGCCAGCGGCGAAGAGCTGCGCATGTCTGCGGGCTGGAGCTGTTATTGTTGGCTGCTGGGAAGCCGGCCGGACCGCGAATTTTCCGAAAGCAAGCTTGCCGGCATGCTGGATGAGGTGGAGCGGACGATTCACGATGCGCCCGAGCGGGCGAAATCCGCCATGAACAACTTCCTCTACACGGCAGCGCTCTCCTATTTGCCGCTACATGACAAGGCGGTCGCGACCGCCGAGGCCGTCGGCCCGGTCGAAATGAAGCGCGGCAAGAAAGACGTCAAGACGCTGAACGCTGCCGAAAGCATCCGCAAAGCGGTGGAAAAAGGGAGTCTCGGTTTCAAACGCAAATATGTAAGGTGTTAA
- a CDS encoding DUF4317 domain-containing protein: MNKKEVAHIRKQFKLDHDLLKVFDILNVYIMKESSEIYHYECQPFALVDREKQELYMGNFKKLLTGELGQKLFEVKFQEDAEEPTRVLLHQGLVTGHTEDWQNLMLLLVEKMLADTKYERDTVVTFVRGEYFRPTRERNDEAERSERDEMFAHPFILCSVNSTEQQKKTLLFDYVEREFKYNVIVDPIVKLSAPEQGFFYPSVTDNASDVNRVLYCSGKANEPNHHFIDQVLNAEKTVTAQEERVIFEEIVKEVAGEQLDAATLAHVYEGIHQVIETNQEEEPPKLDYKDVERLLTASGVEDLTTEKVERAFQTVVDDKNYELKASSVIPKFTSKSIKIDTKVATISVSPQDLKYVKQVNYHGKRCILIEVDEDAVIEGFTLATETL, encoded by the coding sequence ATGAACAAAAAAGAAGTCGCGCACATTCGCAAGCAATTTAAGCTGGATCATGACTTGCTCAAGGTTTTCGACATTCTGAACGTGTACATCATGAAGGAAAGCAGCGAAATTTATCATTACGAGTGTCAGCCGTTCGCTCTGGTCGACCGGGAAAAGCAAGAGCTGTATATGGGCAATTTCAAAAAGCTGTTGACCGGGGAATTAGGTCAGAAGCTGTTCGAGGTCAAATTTCAAGAGGATGCGGAGGAGCCGACCCGAGTGCTCCTCCATCAAGGGCTGGTGACCGGTCACACGGAAGACTGGCAAAACCTGATGCTCCTGTTGGTGGAGAAGATGCTTGCGGATACGAAGTATGAACGGGATACGGTCGTCACGTTCGTTCGCGGGGAATACTTCCGGCCGACCCGGGAGCGGAACGACGAAGCCGAGAGAAGCGAGCGGGACGAGATGTTCGCGCATCCGTTCATTCTGTGCAGCGTCAACAGTACGGAACAACAGAAGAAAACCTTGCTGTTCGATTATGTCGAACGGGAGTTCAAGTATAATGTCATCGTAGATCCGATCGTTAAGCTAAGCGCGCCGGAGCAAGGCTTCTTCTACCCAAGCGTGACGGACAACGCGTCCGACGTGAATCGCGTGCTGTACTGCTCGGGCAAAGCCAACGAACCGAATCACCATTTCATCGATCAGGTGTTGAATGCCGAGAAGACGGTGACGGCGCAGGAAGAGCGGGTCATCTTCGAAGAAATCGTGAAGGAAGTGGCTGGAGAACAGCTCGATGCGGCGACGTTGGCGCATGTGTACGAGGGCATCCACCAGGTCATCGAGACGAATCAGGAGGAAGAACCGCCGAAGCTGGACTATAAAGACGTGGAACGGCTGTTGACGGCGAGCGGCGTGGAGGATCTGACGACGGAGAAGGTGGAACGCGCGTTCCAGACGGTCGTCGACGACAAAAACTACGAGCTTAAAGCGAGCAGCGTCATCCCGAAGTTCACGTCCAAATCGATTAAGATCGATACGAAGGTAGCGACGATATCGGTCAGTCCGCAAGATCTGAAGTATGTGAAACAGGTGAATTATCACGGCAAGCGATGCATCCTGATCGAGGTCGACGAGGATGCCGTGATCGAAGGGTTTACGCTCGCCACGGAAACGTTGTAA
- a CDS encoding mechanosensitive ion channel family protein — protein MEFIREQLVRYGASTELAGLLSSWIMVVLIAGLSVVANFIAKKVVHGVVARFVKRNRFKWDDMLLERQVFQKLSHIVPVLIIYYFSPLFPSYQALLAKAAFCYFTIVGIVVLNACLDAADDIYRTYEVSKLKPIKGYIQVVKIFIFLVGAVAVIATLIGQSPIILLSGLGALSAVLMLIFKDSILGLVAGVQLASNDMVRVGDWIEMPKYHADGDVIDISLNTVKVRNFDHTITMIPSYALISDSFRNWRGMQTSGGRRIKRSIYIDASSIAFCSPEMIERFRSIHFLTEYVTERQRDIEAYNAERRIDTTVKVNGRQMTNIGVFRAYILHYLKQHPNIHQEMTLLVRQLAPGEYGLPLEIYAFTNTTVWASYETIQADIFDHIFAVAPEFGLRVFQNPTGYDLQQAGRSEARREGQVGVG, from the coding sequence ATGGAGTTTATCAGGGAACAACTGGTACGGTATGGCGCGTCTACGGAGCTGGCGGGATTGTTATCGAGTTGGATCATGGTCGTTCTCATCGCCGGGCTTAGCGTCGTCGCGAACTTCATCGCGAAGAAGGTCGTGCACGGCGTCGTGGCCCGCTTCGTGAAGCGGAACCGGTTCAAGTGGGACGATATGCTGTTGGAACGGCAAGTGTTTCAGAAGCTCTCGCATATCGTGCCCGTCCTTATCATCTACTATTTCTCGCCGCTCTTTCCGAGTTATCAGGCGCTTCTCGCGAAAGCGGCGTTTTGCTACTTTACGATCGTCGGCATCGTCGTGCTGAACGCTTGCCTGGACGCCGCGGACGATATTTATCGGACGTACGAAGTGTCCAAGCTGAAGCCGATCAAGGGATATATTCAGGTCGTGAAAATTTTCATCTTCCTCGTCGGCGCCGTCGCGGTCATCGCGACGCTGATCGGGCAGAGTCCGATTATTTTGCTGAGCGGTCTGGGCGCGCTGTCGGCCGTGCTGATGTTAATTTTCAAGGATTCGATTCTAGGGTTGGTCGCGGGCGTGCAGCTCGCCTCCAACGATATGGTGCGCGTCGGCGACTGGATCGAGATGCCGAAGTATCATGCGGACGGGGACGTCATCGACATCTCGCTGAACACGGTCAAGGTTCGGAATTTCGATCATACGATCACCATGATCCCGAGTTATGCGCTCATTTCCGATTCGTTCCGGAACTGGAGAGGGATGCAGACGTCCGGCGGCCGCAGAATCAAGCGTTCGATATACATCGACGCGAGCAGCATCGCGTTTTGTTCGCCGGAGATGATCGAACGATTTCGAAGCATTCATTTCTTAACGGAGTATGTGACGGAGCGGCAGCGGGACATCGAGGCGTACAACGCCGAGCGCCGCATCGATACGACGGTGAAGGTGAACGGCAGGCAGATGACGAATATCGGCGTATTCCGGGCGTACATTTTGCATTATCTGAAGCAGCACCCGAACATTCATCAGGAAATGACGTTGCTCGTCAGGCAGCTGGCGCCGGGGGAGTACGGGCTGCCGCTTGAAATATACGCGTTCACGAATACGACCGTATGGGCGTCGTACGAGACGATTCAAGCCGATATTTTCGATCATATTTTCGCCGTTGCGCCGGAGTTCGGGCTTCGCGTCTTCCAGAACCCTACCGGATATGATTTGCAGCAGGCGGGGCGAAGCGAAGCGCGGAGAGAAGGACAAGTCGGGGTCGGCTAA
- a CDS encoding DMT family transporter, protein MGWLFGVLAGGFIALQGVANARIGAAIGTWQAATLTQFTGFVAAALLLTLARDRRMHALARVKPYYLAGGAFAAIIIFGNVTAIHRIGMTLAVSLVLIAQLALTYLAESNGWFGANKRRMRWPQAVGIALMAVGAVIVKG, encoded by the coding sequence ATGGGTTGGTTGTTCGGCGTGTTGGCCGGCGGCTTCATCGCGCTGCAAGGGGTGGCGAACGCGCGAATCGGCGCGGCGATCGGCACGTGGCAGGCGGCGACGCTGACGCAGTTCACCGGATTTGTCGCGGCTGCGCTGCTGCTGACGCTGGCGCGCGATCGGCGAATGCATGCGCTGGCGCGCGTTAAGCCTTACTATTTGGCGGGAGGCGCTTTCGCGGCGATCATTATTTTCGGGAACGTCACGGCGATCCATCGAATCGGCATGACGCTCGCCGTATCGCTCGTCTTGATCGCGCAGCTCGCGTTGACGTATCTCGCGGAATCGAACGGATGGTTCGGCGCGAACAAACGCCGGATGCGCTGGCCGCAGGCGGTCGGGATCGCGCTGATGGCGGTCGGCGCCGTGATCGTGAAAGGGTAA
- a CDS encoding Crp/Fnr family transcriptional regulator, producing MYRIEHREAVDAYTQLHGLEQVLPDRLRSHAAICVFAQGENICVQGEPASTLYVLVKGKIKVFHNSPEGKTLVLSFRTPLEVIGDLEYIGGDAIHNYVEAVTEVSMIGISYRALRESGEDHAPLLRFLLEMMVKKLNYRTNHSSLNLMYPVETRFANYLLSVCCDETDARFRGRLAVANVPDTANLLGTSYRHLNRVIRKLCDEGLIERNKSTIQVLDPERLKRLAGSLGKEG from the coding sequence ATGTACAGGATCGAGCATCGGGAGGCGGTGGACGCTTATACGCAGCTCCACGGCTTGGAGCAAGTGCTTCCGGACCGGCTGCGTTCGCATGCGGCGATATGCGTCTTCGCGCAAGGGGAAAACATTTGCGTACAAGGAGAGCCCGCTTCGACGCTTTACGTGTTGGTGAAGGGGAAAATTAAAGTGTTCCACAACTCCCCGGAGGGAAAGACGCTCGTGCTTTCCTTCCGGACGCCGCTCGAAGTGATCGGCGATCTCGAGTATATCGGCGGGGACGCGATTCACAATTACGTCGAAGCCGTCACCGAGGTATCGATGATCGGCATCTCGTACCGGGCGCTGCGCGAGTCCGGCGAGGACCATGCGCCGCTGCTCCGCTTCCTGTTGGAGATGATGGTGAAGAAGCTCAATTACAGGACGAATCACAGCAGCTTGAATCTGATGTACCCCGTCGAAACGCGATTTGCCAATTACTTGCTGTCGGTATGCTGCGACGAGACGGACGCGCGGTTTCGCGGTCGGCTCGCCGTCGCGAACGTGCCGGACACGGCCAACCTGCTCGGCACGAGCTACCGCCACCTTAACCGGGTAATCAGGAAGCTTTGCGACGAAGGGTTGATCGAAAGGAACAAGTCTACTATTCAAGTGTTGGATCCAGAGCGGCTGAAGCGACTCGCCGGCTCTCTCGGGAAGGAAGGATAA
- a CDS encoding DMT family transporter — MILGILWAALSGALVGVQNLFNNRVNDHTSVWTTTTLVLGLGFAASLAAGLVFEGGDLLRPQPMETWFWFSGLIGVGVVVCMVQGLRRLGPTSAVLTAMTSQLGFAMMWDAFGWFGLDRVPITPTRLVGALAIAGGIFLFQLGGVRHTDAAVPTTAKADA, encoded by the coding sequence ATGATTCTAGGTATTCTATGGGCGGCGTTGTCCGGAGCGTTGGTCGGCGTGCAAAACCTGTTCAACAACCGAGTGAACGACCATACGAGCGTATGGACGACGACGACGCTCGTGCTCGGACTCGGGTTTGCCGCGTCGCTCGCGGCAGGGCTCGTTTTCGAAGGGGGCGATTTGCTGCGCCCGCAGCCGATGGAGACTTGGTTTTGGTTCAGCGGCTTGATCGGCGTCGGCGTCGTCGTCTGCATGGTGCAGGGGCTCCGGCGACTCGGCCCGACATCCGCGGTCCTGACCGCCATGACGTCGCAGCTCGGATTCGCCATGATGTGGGACGCCTTCGGCTGGTTCGGACTGGATCGGGTACCGATCACGCCGACAAGACTGGTCGGGGCGCTCGCGATCGCGGGGGGCATCTTCTTGTTTCAGCTTGGCGGCGTTCGGCATACGGATGCGGCTGTTCCGACTACGGCGAAAGCCGACGCATAA
- a CDS encoding ArsI/CadI family heavy metal resistance metalloenzyme, translated as MKMHVAINVRNLEPSLAFYRILFNSEPTKVKENYAKFELDDPALHFSLNVRPFESKGVLNHLGFQVKSTDEVLAAKERLQQAGLVSFDEMNTTCCYAVQDKIWVTDPEGNPWEVFFTHKDSEFEAAEDRAMPSVCCAPSTLKPTINKVWIKGVHSCC; from the coding sequence ATGAAAATGCACGTAGCGATCAATGTAAGAAATTTAGAGCCATCTCTCGCGTTTTACAGGATTTTGTTCAACTCCGAACCGACAAAGGTCAAAGAAAACTATGCAAAATTCGAACTCGACGATCCTGCGCTTCATTTTTCACTTAACGTTCGACCATTCGAAAGCAAAGGAGTACTAAACCACCTTGGGTTCCAGGTAAAGAGCACCGATGAGGTACTGGCTGCGAAAGAGCGTCTCCAACAAGCGGGTCTCGTATCTTTCGACGAGATGAATACGACCTGTTGCTATGCTGTGCAGGATAAGATCTGGGTGACTGACCCTGAGGGGAATCCATGGGAGGTGTTCTTCACCCATAAAGACAGCGAATTCGAGGCTGCCGAGGATCGAGCGATGCCGTCCGTTTGCTGCGCTCCCTCAACTCTGAAACCAACCATAAACAAGGTGTGGATAAAGGGGGTACATTCATGCTGCTGA